Within Amycolatopsis sp. FDAARGOS 1241, the genomic segment GCGGTCGTGAGGACCGTGCCGAGGCGCGGGAAGATCTTCGTGGTGGACGATTCGTGCGCGATGTCGGACAAGCCCGTCATGGCGTCGGAAACGGCGACGACCTCGTAGCCGAAGTCCGCGGCCGCGCGCAATGTGGACTCCACGCCGAACTCGGTGGCGATGCCGCCGAACACGACGGTGCGCACGCCGGCGTCGCGCAGGTGAGCGTGGAGATCCGTGTTGTAGAAGCCGCCGATCGCCGTCTTGATCACGAGCTTCTCCCCGGCACGCGGCTTGAGTTCGGCGATCACCGGCGATTCCTCCGAACCCGGCCGGCGCACCTGGATGATCACGATCTGTGCGCCGGACTCGGAGAACGCATCGCGCAGCCGCACGGCGTTGGCGGCCACCTCGGGACCGGTGAAGGGAGTCGTCGGCAGCGCGACGATGCGGTCCTGGAAGTCGACGAGCACCAGCGCCGTCGAAGCGGGGTCGAACAGGGTCATGACCTCGATCCTACGAGCGCGCGCCGCCGCGGCGGTCCCGGTACGGTCTGGGTGCTCGACTGGGGAAAGGATCTTTACCAATGACACGTGAAGTACTCGTCACGGGCGGTGGCACGGGAATCGGCTACGCCATCGCGGCCGCGTTCGCCGCCAATGGCGACAAAGTGACGATCACCGGGCGCCGCGAGAGCGTGCTCACCGAGGCCGCGGCGCTGCTCGGCGCCCGCGCGGTCGCGTTCGACGCGGCCGACCACGAGGCTGTCGAAGCCGCCTTGGCCGAATTGCCCGGCCGCGTCGACGTCCTGGTCAACAACGCCGGCGGCAACACCGATTTCCTGCGCGGCGACAGCACGGAGCTGGCCACGCTCGCGGCCGCGTGGACCGCGAACTTCCGCGCCAACGTCTTCACCGCCGCCCTCGTCACGGCCGGCCTGCGCGGCCGCATCGCCGACGGCGGCCGCATCGTCACGCTCGGCTCCATCGCCGCTCACACCGGCGCCGGTTCCTACGGCTGGGCCAAAGCCGCGGTGGAGGCGTGGAACGCGGACCTCGCGCGGATCGTCGGCCCGCGCGGCATCACGGCGAACGTCGTCGCGCCCGGCCTGGTCGTCGACACGGAGTTCTTCCACGGCAAGCTCACCGACGAACGTCGTGAGCGCCTGATTGCGAACACCATGAACAAACGCGAGGGCCGCCCGGAAGACATCGCCGAAGCCGTGACGTTCCTCGCCAGTGCCGCGGCCGGCCACATCACCGGCCAGGTCCTGCACGTCAACGGCGGCGCGTTCATCAGCAGCTGAACGCCACCCATCCGGCGGCCTGCCCGGCGAACAGCTCCACCCCGGCCCACACCACGGCCGCGCAGACGCTGCCCGCCGCGAACCGCCGGTACGGCAACCCCGCCGAACCGGCGATTCGAGGCACCAGTGTCCGCACTCCCACCAGGCACCGCCCCGCCACCACGGCGGGCACGCCGTACCGGGCCACCACAGCTTCCGCGCGGTCCCACCGCGCCGGGCCGATCCGCCGCCCCAGCCGCGAAGACCGCACCCGCGGCCCGAGCACGCGGCCCTCCCAGTACGCCAGCTGATCGCCCAGCACCGCGGCGCACACGCACACCACCAG encodes:
- a CDS encoding SDR family NAD(P)-dependent oxidoreductase is translated as MTREVLVTGGGTGIGYAIAAAFAANGDKVTITGRRESVLTEAAALLGARAVAFDAADHEAVEAALAELPGRVDVLVNNAGGNTDFLRGDSTELATLAAAWTANFRANVFTAALVTAGLRGRIADGGRIVTLGSIAAHTGAGSYGWAKAAVEAWNADLARIVGPRGITANVVAPGLVVDTEFFHGKLTDERRERLIANTMNKREGRPEDIAEAVTFLASAAAGHITGQVLHVNGGAFISS
- a CDS encoding DedA family protein; the protein is MTSLLRPLLDAPALVVYVVGGLIIVAETAMLPGIVLPTLSTLLMMGFLVERGTLTWWVALVVCVCAAVLGDQLAYWEGRVLGPRVRSSRLGRRIGPARWDRAEAVVARYGVPAVVAGRCLVGVRTLVPRIAGSAGLPYRRFAAGSVCAAVVWAGVELFAGQAAGWVAFSC
- a CDS encoding isochorismatase family protein, whose amino-acid sequence is MTLFDPASTALVLVDFQDRIVALPTTPFTGPEVAANAVRLRDAFSESGAQIVIIQVRRPGSEESPVIAELKPRAGEKLVIKTAIGGFYNTDLHAHLRDAGVRTVVFGGIATEFGVESTLRAAADFGYEVVAVSDAMTGLSDIAHESSTTKIFPRLGTVLTTAETLAALG